Proteins encoded by one window of Myxococcus guangdongensis:
- a CDS encoding M28 family metallopeptidase, with product MASKISDTPRPLPTASSRAPAAKAPPPPENKAKALDSSWNKDRFETGSTQQLPRLPAPQLPAPLPQLPAPVPQPLPQLPAPVPPPPCQGPVEPTPEEPSEPAPNLADADPMTHIAYLASDELQGRDSPSPGLDAASAYVQAHVEKYGLVGPNVNSPENPFQQRFDVFSFVGNTDANQVHGGDEHKAHKQFGHKLFEEGFYLEEGMPRETLAMLNKKYESAMKAEGQPLAPARNGGLRSVEELRSLATESGQAVNTMALLPGSGPHKDEVIVVMAHLDHVGTDRRGNVHNGADDNASGSAVLMAAVPELAEAAKRGELDRSVLFIWTGAEEKGLVGSQYFVDHPIPGLGTEQITGVINVDMVGRWDDQRLSVVDTDRRGQANYFRDVVEQANAQLPDPFDRINRDINMYRDRQDGAVFGRKGEDVLFLFEGLSNPKGGGDLIPEYHEPEDDIDLILRDNGGEKPRRVKDLMVNVIELAANRTTEK from the coding sequence ATGGCCTCGAAGATCAGCGACACGCCTCGCCCCCTGCCCACCGCGTCGTCGCGAGCCCCGGCCGCGAAGGCCCCTCCGCCGCCCGAGAACAAGGCGAAGGCGCTGGACTCGAGCTGGAACAAGGACCGCTTCGAGACCGGCTCCACCCAGCAGTTGCCCCGCCTCCCCGCGCCGCAGCTTCCGGCCCCGCTGCCGCAGCTTCCGGCCCCGGTGCCCCAGCCGCTCCCGCAGCTGCCGGCGCCCGTGCCCCCGCCTCCGTGCCAGGGCCCGGTGGAGCCCACGCCCGAGGAGCCCTCCGAGCCCGCGCCGAACCTCGCGGACGCGGACCCGATGACGCACATCGCGTACCTCGCCTCGGACGAGCTGCAGGGGCGTGACAGCCCGTCGCCCGGGCTCGACGCGGCCTCCGCCTACGTGCAGGCGCATGTCGAGAAGTACGGCCTCGTGGGCCCCAACGTGAACAGCCCCGAGAACCCGTTCCAGCAGCGCTTCGACGTGTTCTCGTTCGTGGGCAACACCGACGCGAACCAGGTGCACGGCGGCGACGAGCACAAGGCGCACAAGCAGTTCGGCCACAAGCTCTTCGAGGAGGGCTTCTACCTGGAGGAGGGCATGCCCCGGGAGACGCTGGCCATGCTCAACAAGAAGTACGAGAGCGCGATGAAGGCCGAGGGCCAGCCGCTCGCGCCCGCGCGCAACGGTGGCCTGCGCAGCGTCGAGGAGCTGCGCTCGCTGGCGACGGAGTCCGGGCAGGCGGTCAACACCATGGCGCTCCTGCCGGGCTCGGGTCCCCACAAGGACGAGGTCATCGTGGTGATGGCCCACCTGGACCACGTGGGCACGGACCGTCGGGGCAACGTCCACAACGGCGCGGACGACAACGCGTCGGGCAGCGCGGTGTTGATGGCGGCGGTGCCGGAGCTGGCGGAGGCCGCCAAGCGCGGCGAGCTGGACCGCTCCGTGCTCTTCATCTGGACGGGCGCCGAGGAGAAGGGCCTGGTGGGCTCGCAGTACTTCGTGGACCACCCGATTCCGGGCCTGGGCACCGAGCAGATTACGGGCGTCATCAACGTGGACATGGTGGGCCGCTGGGATGACCAGCGCTTGTCCGTCGTCGACACGGACCGCCGCGGGCAGGCCAACTACTTCCGCGACGTGGTGGAGCAGGCCAACGCGCAGCTGCCGGACCCGTTCGACCGCATCAACCGCGACATCAACATGTATCGGGACCGCCAGGACGGCGCCGTCTTCGGCCGCAAGGGCGAGGACGTGCTCTTCCTCTTCGAGGGCCTGTCCAACCCGAAGGGCGGCGGCGACCTCATCCCCGAGTACCACGAGCCCGAGGACGACATCGACCTCATCCTCCGCGACAACGGTGGCGAGAAGCCCCGCCGCGTGAAGGACCTGATGGTCAACGTCATCGAGCTCGCCGCGAACCGCACGACGGAGAAGTAG
- a CDS encoding GFA family protein: MKKTYVGGCHCGAVRYEADVDLSQGTYKCNCSICTKARLWQSVIGPEDFRLLAGESALTEYQARSKQLHHLFCKHCGVHAFGWGDDTELGKYYTVKVNCLDNVDVDELMRSPITYVNGRDDDFSKPPAEFRHL; the protein is encoded by the coding sequence GTGAAGAAGACGTACGTCGGAGGCTGTCACTGTGGAGCGGTCCGGTACGAAGCGGATGTCGACCTGAGCCAGGGCACCTACAAGTGCAACTGCTCCATCTGCACCAAGGCGCGGCTGTGGCAATCCGTCATCGGTCCCGAGGACTTCCGGCTCCTCGCCGGTGAGTCCGCGCTCACCGAGTACCAGGCCCGCTCCAAGCAACTGCATCACCTGTTCTGCAAGCACTGCGGCGTGCACGCGTTCGGCTGGGGCGACGACACGGAGCTGGGCAAGTACTACACCGTCAAGGTCAACTGTCTGGACAACGTGGACGTGGACGAGCTGATGCGCTCGCCCATCACCTACGTCAACGGACGCGACGACGACTTCTCGAAGCCCCCGGCTGAGTTCCGGCACCTCTGA
- a CDS encoding LysE family translocator has translation MDLTLWATFTLTMALFAITPGPAVLLVVSQAMSRGFRAGMSATWGIQAGNAVYFLISVAGLGAALATSRIAFNTIRSAGAAYLVYLGVSTLWAAKKSLTLAERPKPPLWQGAFVQGFAKQLANPKSILFFGSLLPQFVQPGPHAGLQFTVYGVSCIVVEVPVLAGYAWLGVAGGRVSSSPRAQVWRERLSGLALIGIGVVLITMRPPA, from the coding sequence ATGGACCTCACGCTCTGGGCCACCTTCACGCTGACGATGGCGCTCTTCGCCATCACTCCGGGACCCGCTGTCTTGCTGGTGGTCTCGCAAGCGATGTCGCGGGGGTTCCGGGCGGGGATGAGCGCGACGTGGGGCATCCAGGCCGGCAATGCCGTGTACTTCCTCATCTCCGTGGCGGGCCTGGGCGCCGCGCTGGCCACCTCACGCATCGCCTTCAACACCATCCGCTCCGCGGGCGCCGCCTACCTCGTCTACCTGGGCGTGAGCACGCTGTGGGCCGCGAAGAAGAGCCTCACGCTGGCCGAGCGCCCCAAGCCGCCCCTGTGGCAGGGCGCCTTCGTGCAGGGCTTCGCCAAGCAGCTGGCCAACCCCAAATCCATCCTGTTCTTCGGCTCACTGCTGCCGCAGTTCGTCCAGCCGGGCCCTCACGCGGGGCTGCAGTTCACGGTGTACGGCGTCTCCTGCATCGTGGTGGAGGTGCCGGTGCTGGCCGGGTACGCCTGGCTGGGCGTCGCCGGAGGCCGCGTCTCCAGCTCACCGCGCGCCCAGGTCTGGCGGGAGCGGCTGTCGGGCCTCGCGCTCATCGGCATCGGCGTGGTGCTCATCACGATGCGTCCGCCGGCGTGA
- a CDS encoding DUF418 domain-containing protein yields the protein MSEPVVVSSPPSAEARPVDVGERVTLLDALRGFALCGVFVSNSAAWFSGRVLMPPQEARALTAPLFETVINNLYLFFVNQKFVTLFSFLFGLGFSIQMSRAEKRGDSITRLYARRLLVLLGLGLFHQYVIWVGDILHTYALVGFLLLLFRKASNRTVLIWAVLCMAVIPSTVQLLSHHIPIWLHGAEAAKATATATRAAELAARTRLLEAYSSDSLWTSMVGGMRFNVETFLQPNRLVWMSFALGRFLFGLLAGRLLLLQDIEGNRCVHHRLLFWGLFLGVIGNGLGLVLWRLRSLGLMDEMSRDTSILLNQAQELGCLFLGAAYVALFALLSRRGWVQRVFAVLMPVGRMALTNYLLQSVVSVFIYNGWGLGLITKLPPSRVIFLSLGIFAVQIVLSHLWLSRFRFGPVEWLWRSLTYGHAQPLRLPAGKGAVGTAVS from the coding sequence ATGTCCGAGCCCGTTGTCGTTTCATCGCCGCCCTCCGCCGAGGCTCGCCCGGTGGACGTCGGTGAGCGCGTCACGCTGTTGGATGCCCTGCGAGGCTTTGCCCTCTGCGGTGTGTTCGTCTCCAACAGCGCGGCCTGGTTCAGTGGTCGGGTGCTGATGCCGCCCCAAGAGGCGCGCGCGCTGACGGCGCCGCTCTTCGAGACCGTCATCAACAACCTCTACCTTTTCTTCGTGAACCAGAAGTTCGTGACGCTGTTCTCGTTCCTCTTCGGGCTGGGCTTCAGCATCCAGATGTCCCGGGCGGAGAAGCGCGGCGACTCCATCACCCGGCTCTATGCCCGGCGCCTGCTGGTGCTGCTGGGCCTGGGCCTGTTCCACCAGTACGTCATCTGGGTGGGCGACATCCTGCACACCTACGCGCTGGTGGGCTTCCTGCTGCTGTTGTTCCGCAAGGCCTCGAACAGGACGGTGCTCATCTGGGCCGTGCTGTGCATGGCGGTGATACCCAGCACCGTCCAACTGCTGTCACACCACATCCCGATATGGCTCCACGGCGCGGAGGCCGCGAAGGCCACGGCGACGGCCACGCGCGCGGCGGAGCTGGCGGCGCGTACGCGCCTCCTGGAGGCGTACTCGAGTGACTCGCTCTGGACGTCGATGGTCGGCGGCATGCGCTTCAACGTGGAGACGTTCCTTCAGCCCAACCGCCTCGTCTGGATGAGCTTCGCGTTGGGCCGCTTCCTCTTCGGGCTGCTGGCGGGGCGGCTCTTGTTGCTCCAGGACATCGAGGGCAACCGGTGCGTGCACCACCGCCTGTTGTTCTGGGGCCTCTTCCTCGGCGTCATCGGCAACGGTCTGGGATTGGTGCTCTGGCGGCTGCGCTCGCTCGGGTTGATGGACGAGATGAGCCGCGACACGTCGATTCTGCTCAATCAGGCGCAGGAACTCGGCTGCCTCTTCCTGGGCGCGGCCTACGTCGCCCTCTTCGCGCTCCTGTCCCGGCGTGGCTGGGTCCAGCGCGTCTTCGCCGTGCTGATGCCCGTGGGGCGCATGGCGCTCACGAACTACCTGCTGCAGTCGGTGGTGAGCGTCTTCATCTACAACGGCTGGGGTCTGGGGCTCATCACGAAGTTGCCACCGTCACGGGTCATCTTCCTGTCGCTCGGCATCTTCGCGGTCCAGATCGTCCTCAGCCACCTGTGGCTCTCCCGCTTCCGCTTCGGACCCGTGGAGTGGTTGTGGCGCTCGCTCACGTATGGCCATGCTCAGCCCCTCCGGCTGCCAGCGGGGAAGGGGGCGGTGGGGACAGCGGTGTCGTGA
- a CDS encoding DNA/RNA non-specific endonuclease, with translation MTTLRPTSRASTPSPSVSTEAAPVNGLKPQDTSAWARSSAREVSIAELQTKFGWTDQSWEAGLLKAADQAGTKTRGGNGKVSAAEIQAYLTAPTDGRYLTSTALQQGRAALDAKLTQAGGSVKVDAFDSKWQDGLARRADLLGGNGDGKVSQEELAAYIQKSKANQVDGTKWVPDQQMAAFQSRVAEAAGEVDPLRPKGGAGKGLELVKQYSRLMLDEGKNLPTFVSHMLSAADIHETPVEVNRNKSTFVRDPSLPLTGITDSDYNNTGFDRGHMKPAEDSPTQEAMNESHQMSNIAPQYGNHNQQVWRTLEKGIHGLVEQTGGKAYIVTGNLFLDDQGKPLPKDEIATTGAKDRKIAVPTHNFKTVLLELPNGNLTMFAYMVPNLKDGPSKKEAIVPLLENARVPVDRIEELLGQDLYAQLPKGVQSQLEKDSKAPGAFQLEGSQYESMTLLTQR, from the coding sequence ATGACGACGCTGCGACCCACTTCTCGCGCCAGCACCCCGTCCCCCTCGGTGTCCACCGAGGCGGCGCCCGTCAATGGCCTCAAGCCCCAGGACACCAGCGCCTGGGCTCGCTCCAGCGCTCGCGAAGTCTCCATCGCCGAGCTGCAGACCAAGTTCGGCTGGACGGACCAGAGCTGGGAGGCCGGCCTGCTGAAGGCGGCGGACCAGGCGGGCACCAAGACGCGCGGAGGCAACGGCAAGGTCTCCGCGGCCGAAATCCAGGCCTACCTCACCGCGCCCACCGACGGCCGCTACCTCACCTCCACCGCGCTCCAGCAGGGCCGCGCCGCGCTCGACGCGAAGCTCACCCAGGCCGGCGGCTCCGTGAAGGTGGATGCCTTCGACTCGAAGTGGCAGGACGGGCTCGCCAGGCGGGCCGACCTGCTGGGTGGCAACGGCGACGGCAAGGTGAGCCAGGAAGAGCTCGCGGCCTACATCCAGAAGTCCAAGGCCAACCAGGTGGACGGCACGAAGTGGGTGCCCGACCAGCAGATGGCCGCCTTCCAGAGTCGCGTCGCGGAGGCCGCCGGTGAGGTGGACCCGCTCCGTCCCAAAGGGGGCGCGGGCAAGGGCCTGGAGCTGGTGAAGCAGTACTCGCGACTGATGCTGGACGAGGGGAAGAACCTGCCCACCTTCGTCAGCCACATGCTCTCCGCCGCGGACATCCACGAGACGCCCGTGGAGGTGAACCGCAACAAGAGCACCTTCGTGCGAGATCCGTCGCTGCCGCTCACGGGCATCACGGACTCGGACTACAACAACACCGGCTTCGACCGCGGCCACATGAAGCCCGCGGAGGATTCGCCCACGCAGGAGGCGATGAACGAGAGCCACCAGATGTCGAACATCGCCCCCCAGTACGGCAACCACAACCAGCAGGTGTGGCGCACGCTGGAGAAGGGCATCCACGGCCTGGTGGAGCAGACGGGCGGCAAGGCCTACATCGTCACGGGCAACCTCTTCCTCGACGACCAGGGCAAGCCCCTGCCGAAGGACGAGATTGCGACCACGGGCGCGAAGGACCGGAAGATCGCCGTCCCCACGCACAACTTCAAGACGGTGCTGCTGGAGCTGCCCAACGGCAACCTGACGATGTTCGCGTACATGGTGCCGAACCTGAAGGACGGCCCCTCGAAGAAGGAGGCCATCGTCCCGCTGCTGGAGAACGCGCGCGTGCCGGTGGACCGCATCGAGGAACTGCTCGGTCAGGACCTGTACGCGCAGCTCCCCAAGGGCGTGCAGAGCCAGCTGGAGAAGGACTCGAAGGCCCCCGGCGCGTTCCAGCTCGAGGGCAGCCAGTACGAGTCCATGACGCTGCTCACGCAGCGCTGA
- a CDS encoding gamma-glutamylcyclotransferase → MSAAMPSPRSWFAFSVDLSPVTARERLPGLPALPALPDGELVDALDVDVVYDVPSLAWGGKVARLVDAPGKKLPGVLRRLSPEAWDAVSRLEAVIAEASTSRPVKVRTSTGALLSAHAFTPPPRATPAAQGTISEAFLVTLALAAEHAGLAADYVERLQAEAQIVGTLQQAKADARGVQAPPGKKP, encoded by the coding sequence ATGTCCGCCGCCATGCCCTCGCCGCGCTCCTGGTTCGCCTTCTCCGTCGACCTGTCCCCGGTGACGGCGCGTGAGCGCCTGCCGGGGCTTCCGGCCCTGCCCGCGCTGCCGGACGGAGAGCTGGTGGACGCCCTGGACGTGGACGTCGTCTACGACGTGCCCTCGCTGGCCTGGGGCGGCAAGGTGGCCCGGCTGGTGGATGCCCCGGGCAAGAAGCTCCCCGGCGTGCTGCGTCGGCTCTCCCCGGAGGCATGGGACGCGGTGAGCCGGCTGGAGGCGGTGATCGCCGAGGCCTCCACCTCCCGCCCCGTCAAGGTGCGCACCTCCACCGGCGCCCTGCTCTCCGCCCACGCCTTCACGCCCCCGCCCAGGGCCACCCCCGCGGCCCAGGGGACCATCAGCGAGGCCTTCCTCGTCACGCTGGCCCTGGCCGCCGAGCACGCGGGGCTCGCCGCCGACTACGTCGAGCGCCTCCAGGCCGAGGCGCAAATCGTCGGCACACTCCAGCAGGCGAAGGCGGACGCACGGGGCGTCCAGGCTCCCCCGGGCAAGAAGCCGTAG